A segment of the Bacteriovorax sp. PP10 genome:
AAGTTTTTATTAATTTTTAAATTGATATTCATCTCTTGTTTCTGCTCAAGTGATCCACCAATAGTACTGGAAAGAGAAACATCCACACGGTTATTAATTTGTTTATTGATTTTAATTTTAGTCGCTGATTTCAGACGACTTGTTCCACCTTCACTGATAGCTGATTTTCCGGAAATAAGAGTAGTCTCATCTTCTTTGAATTCCGGCTGCACACTTAGCTTCACCCCAAGAGTTGCATTCAAGTCTTCATTGATTTTCAATTGATCCACTAAAAGAGTTCCTATTCCTACAGTTGTTACAAATCTTCTTTCACTGGCTTCCAGGTTTTTTGACATGTCTGAGGTAACTCCTAAAGTAAGAAGTGAGAGAAGGTCCTCTTTTGACAATGCTGGCTCTGAAGATAAATCAATATTAACTTTAGAGATACTTCCTGATAAATCAAGCTTCATATCGTAGTCATTGATTTTAGCAACTCCGACGAACTTTAAATCAGAAACTCTATTTTTCCCACGATCCCTGATTTCCACATAACCCTGATTTAAAGCAAAGTCATGGCCTTTGAATTTAAATTTACTGATATTAGGAAGTGTTTCTAATCGCGTATTTAATTCCGGAGACTGAACATCTCCTGTCACTAATCCGTTACCTCTAACATACACTTCGGCCATATTGTTTTTAATCACAATTGGGTTTGCTATTTCAAAAGATAAATTCAGTGTAATGATTCCCTTATTTCCCAAGAAGTCTTTTTCTGGAAGATATTTTTTATACTCATCAATTGAGACCTTATCTTCTTTCATTAGATCTGCCGGATCATCAAGGATTTCACCATGCTGAAAAATGACTTTACCATTTAACTTATAAGGCAAATCTGTTCCAGTTAATGTCCCTGTGCTGCTAATGAGAACATTTGATCGCTTAAATAAAGGCACTAATGAACGGTCAATTTGATAATTAAGATTAATGTCCGGATAAAGGTCATCAAAAAGAATTTTTCCTGCAACTTTAAATTCTCCTTCTCCGTAATTTCCGTTCATGCGAGTTACTTCAAAGGCTTCACCTTTTTTTACAACTGCATAATTAAAATTGGTAACAAAACCTGGAAGACCTTTAATTTTCAGTGAGTGATTATCACCATAAAGATTAAAATCCTTTACGCTAATTTTTTTATCTAAAACAACTAAATCTGTTCCCTTAATGATACCTGTCGCGCGTTCAACCTGATCCGTTACAATCTCTAGCAGACTCGCCTTCAAAGCAAACTTATGTTCCAGAGCAATAACTCCGTTAGAAATATTGCGCCCTCTACTTAGAAGAAATTCATTACCGTCACGAAGGCGAAGATCCCATTTTTTAACCACACCATCATCAACTTCAATTTTGTTAAACCTTGGGTCGACAGCAAACTTAATGTCTCCTCTCGCCAGATTAAATTGATCGATATTCAAGAAGAACTTTCTGACTCCAAGAGAGCCAGTACTAACCTGCATATTTAACTGTGCCTTGATTTTTCCAGTAATTCCTTTATCGGTCATATTATGGCTAGAGAAAATTCCTAAAAACTCTCTTAAATCATTTGTATCGATGCTCGATTTAATAGCAGCAATACCTGTTTTAAAACTCATCAGAGAATCGACTTTAATCTTTCCGCCAAGCAAGCTTCCATTAGTCACAATATCATTTGAATTAATATAAAAGATCGCATTTGACGAAGAGGCCGGCATATTACCAATAAATGCATTCGTCACTCTTGTTTTAAAGCGTGAGCTAAAATCATCAGTTGTTCCATTACCATCAAAATCTAAAAATAAATCACCATCATATTCAAGGCTCAAGTTACGATAGAAATTGAAATCGCGAAGTCTCAGCCCTTGTGTCCCTCCACTAAGCTCAATGAAGTTATTGGCAAGGTTGATATTAACGTTAGCGTTTAGCTCCCCACGTGACTTATTAATTTTAATTTGCTTTAAGCTCAATAGATTATTAGCAAGAGAAAGCTTTAATGCTATTTTCTCAGCTTCTTCGCCAGCAATTTTTAATTCAGTTCCATTAACCTGTCCTTCGACTTTTAAAGTTGCAAGGTCATAACCACCTTTGATGGTATAGCTTGAAGAAAAATTAAACTCTGGATCTGCTGGTAATTTAATATTTTTGAAAACTAAATGGAGCATCTTTCTGGCATCAGAGAAACTCGAGTTCTTAAAATCAATCTTTACATCCAGACCTTCACGAGGGCCATCAAAGCCCAGGGTTCCTGAAGCAGTGTAATTTGATTTATTGTAAATTCCTTCAAGAGAGCGGATATCAAGAACCAACTCTTCCAGGTGCAAAGAAAAATCTGCTTTCACTTTACCAAAATTTAAATCCACAACACTGAAGTTATTCCAATCTACGTTAAAATTAAAAACAACATTATTTAATGGCCCTGTGACTTTTACTGTTGCTGGTCCCGCTCCTTCAATGGCAATTCCAGAGATAGGGCCCAAAGATTTCATATCAATTTTTGAATCAGTCGTAGCAATATCGATTCCCTTGTCTGAAATCTTTCCTTTTGCTAAAATTTTTGAATTTGGCATTGAAGCTTTGATATCTACATTGACTGAAAAATCCTGATTGATCGTGATCGCACTATTTTCAAGAGAGAATCCAGGATTCTTTAAAATATCTTTTTTACCATTCGAAGTCGTTAGTCTGAAGTTCTTGATTTGTACTTTGTCTTTTATTGTAAAGACCGCTCTATCTTCAAATAACGAAGCTTCCACATCACCCGTTAAAGATCCTTTCAATGTACCTAGTGAATCTTTTGTCGAAAGTAGAAAGGTATCTGTATAAGCATTTTGTAAACGTAAACTAAAATTAAAATTGGTGAATTTTTCAACTTTCAAATCATAAAAGGCCTGAGGCTTCCTCAGGGTATATGACTCAACTCCTCTAGTCGCACTTAACTTATTGGCCACGATTAAGTTTTTCTTTTTGCTGACGACTCCGTTTACCACTTCCAACTCAATCCATTCTGTAATCACATTCTTCGCACTGAATGTAACTGTTGCATCCGGATCATCAATTATCCCTGTGGTTTCAAACTTACCTTCAACGTCACCCTGAATGGATCTGATATCTTCCGGAAGCATTTTTAGCGTACTTAAAATACTTTCCGCATTGGCTTTCAAAGTTCCGTTTGAATTTAAACGAAGAGTCCCACCTTCATTAAATGCCACTCCACGGATAGAAACTTCATTTTGGTTTTGAACGACTTTTAAATCTTCTACTCTCCATTCATCTTTTTCCATGCTCGCAAGAAGCTGAATATTATTTATCTCAATAGGTGGCAAATTTTTATTATCATGAGCAACTTTAAGATTTGCCACATCAGCTTTCAGACGGGCCCTAAGTCTTTGTGGGGAAAATGTTAGACGATTCACATCCATTGAAGTCTTATCAACAATCAGCTGGATTTTTTCAAGAGTTAGAAGATTTAAACGAACAGGAATGCTTGTCAGTACCTCTGTGTATTTAATAAAAATTTCTTTTGTCTTTAAATCACGAAGGACAATATCAGTATCGTCTTTTTTATGAGTCGTAAGATTTACCGTTCCATTTCTTAAACTGAATTCATCAACTTCCAACTCACTGGCGATAAAGCTTGAGTAAGTAAAAGCGACTTCAAGTTCTTCCGCGATAATTCCTACATCCAAAAGTTTTGGATCGGATTTAGAAATTTTTACATTTTTAAAAGTTGTAGATAATGGAAAGAGACTAAAGTCCACTCCGGTAAAACTAAGTTTTGCCCCGGCCTTTTCAGTTAAGATTTTAGAAACCTTAAGCGAAGCTTCTCTGGAAAACCTTTCAGAGTGTATGAATCTCCACCCACCATATAAAGTGAGACAAGTAATTCCCAAGAATATTAAGATAATCCTATTTAATATCTTCAAGTTCTCTAAGCCTATCTCCCACTAGTCGATAGTGTGGATTGTGTTTTTTAATTGATACAAAAAGCTCACGGGCCTGTTTGTGTTTTTTTAGTTTCAATAAACTTTCTGCTTTCAAATAATTAAATGCCAGGACTTCATCTGGAAGTAACGGCTCAGTTTCAAAAGTGTCGTCTATTAAATCTGTTACTTTATAAAATTCATTATTGTTGAATAAGGCCTGTGCCAACATGAACTGAATACCTGCTCTAAGTTTTACTTCTTTCACAAGTGGGATCACTCTCTCACATAAGCGCACAACAACTTTATCCATTCCGAGTAAACCAAAAGCAACGATCATGTCTTTGCCTTTATCTAACAACTCAGCATCATCAAGGTTTTGAATTGAAACCAGGATTCTCTTTTGCTCAGTAATACTTGGTTCTTTCACACCTGAGATAACATCCATTGCTAACTGATCATAGTCAACATTTAATGAGTCATTATCATTGGCAGAAGTTTTATCTGGTGCTTTAACTTCAAATGCTTTCAAGTTAACTTTTTTCTCTCGAAGAAAAGCTAAAATGTTTTCAGAGTGTTTATCTTTTTTCAACTTGCGTGATTTTTCAGCAAGCAAAAGAAAAAGTTCTTTATCGTAATAGAATTTCAGAATGTATTCGTAAGAAAGTTTCCAGTGTTCTAGTGTCCACTCAGTCTCTTCCAATAAGAAATTTCTTAGAATATTTTTTGAGTTTTTCCACATCTCTGGATGATGTTCAAACCCACTTGAATCCTCCAATGAAAACTGCCCTTTTTTCCCAAGAATAGCTTGTAGCATCGGGAATTTTTTATGGGTTGTAATAAACTTTGCTTCAGCTAATTCCGTCATGAGTTTTTTAAGTGCAGGCACTCTTTTTAATTCAATCAAATTATTTAAAAGTGCTTCGACATATTGCTTAGCGAGTTTGATTTTTCCAGATTCAAAGGCAATCTTCCACATCACAGAATAAAATCTCTGTGCGTGATCATGGCGATACTCAACATCTAGATTTTCAAAAATCCAGATGATCGATTCATTATCTTCGGTACTACTACGTTCTGAAATTTTTAAATCAAGAACGCGTAAAACCAATGTCCATTTTTTCTCATCGATTAAGCGATGAAGTTGCTCGATTTCCAATAATTTTCCCTTCACTCAAAAAGAAGTTAAGTTGTTGAGATTATAATTATTTTAACCCGAAATGGTCAGAAGATTGAGGGGCAAATATATGCCCCTCAAATTATTTGTTGGAATTCTTGAGAAGATTACTTTTTATCTACAGTCGCGCGTTCTACGTAGTCACCAGTACGAGTATCAATTTTCAGTAACTCACCTTCTTTAATGAAAAGAGGAACTTTAACTTGAAGACCAGTTTCCATAGTTGCTTTCTTAGTTGCTCCAGAAGCCGTGTCACCTTTAAGACCTGGATCTGTTTCTGCAACTTTGATGTTGATGAAGTGAGGATGTTCAATCGAAATTGGACGACCTTTGTAGTAAAGAACTACAAGTTTTGATCCTTCCATTAAGTAATATCTATCGTCACCGATTTGGTCGTTTGATAGGTGGATTGTTTCGAAGTTCGATTGATCAAGGAAGTTGAATCCTTCTGTATCTGAGTATGTGTACTCTACTTCTTTTTCTTCTAGATCTGGTGCAGTTACGTTTGTAGAAACGCCTGATTTCCAAGTTCTTTCAATAACTTGACCAGTTTCTAGGTTTTTAATTCTAGCTGTAACGAAAGCAGAACCTTTACCTGGGTTAGTAAAATCAGATTTTAAAACGACGTAAGGTTTCCCATCAACTTCGATTTTTAACCCTCTTTTAATGTCGGTAGTGTCGTACATAGATATATTCCTTTTTAAAAAAGCTGAGTTTTCACAGCTGTGAGATATGCGATCTTTCCTAGGCCTTCCATTATGATAGTTGAAGCTTTTGCAGTCAACTTGATCTGTCTGAAGTCTTCGCGGCGATGAGTGTTAGAAATATGAACTTCAATCACCGGACACTTAACCATAGCAAGTGCGTCATAAATAGCCACACTCGTATGAGCGTAGGCACCTGGGTTAATTATTAATGCTTTATAATTTTTTTTAGTGGCCTCTTGAATCTTGGTAACGATCTCACCTTCGATGTTGGATTGGTACCACTCAAGATTTACGTTATCTTTCTCCAATGATTTTTCCGTGAAGGTTTGAATTTCTGCCAGCGTTAAGCTGCCATAAACCTCAGGTTCACGTGTGCCAAGCATATTTAAATTTGGCCCATTGATGATGAGAAAGTCGGTCTTGTTCATAGGCGTAACCTATCAAAGACGAGCTTGATAATCCAGTGCTCTTTTTTGGATTTTTTTCAGAAATTCAGTAAGCTTGTCTTCGATTTGGCGGGTTTTTTGGAGTTCCAATGATGGGGCTGCCGTAACGGCCGGAGCCGCTGACTTCTTTGCCGCGGCAGATGCCTTTTTATCTTCTTTGATCCCTTTGGCAATTTCTTTCATCAATGGTTCATTGGCAGCACCTAATTGCTGATCAAGAATACTCATTAAATTTTTACGGCCGTCTTCTTCTGAAATTTCTTTTAGTGGTTCCAGGTGTGGACGTGCGTGAGGGATCGTTATTTCTTTTGCGATCACTGGAGCAGCTTTCGGAGCTTTTGGTTTTTCTTCTTCGTAAGGGCCCATTAGAGCTTTGATCTCTAATATTTTATTGATGGTTCTTTCATCTGTTGGGTTTAGAATTAGGATCTTTTCTAAAACTTCTAAGGCCTTTTCAATATGGCCTTGACCGCAGTATAAATCGACTAATGTATGAGTGACTAATGGAACAGTTGTTGGAGCTACTTGAGGCCGATGACTCTCTGATGTTTGCTGTAACTGTACTTGTTCATCATCTTCTTCCGAGTCATCTGATGAATCGTCTTCGAAGTTTAGTTCAACATATGGGCCAGACTCTTTTGGCTCAGAAATTTGGTATGAGATTTCTTCTGAAGGCTTTGTTTCCACTTTTTCTTCTTCTGAAGAAAGGTCAACCGGAGCATCACCTTTTTTTAGATTCCAGAATTCATATGGATCTTCAGACTTTTTCTCTTTTTGATCGCGACTTAGATCAACGGCCATCCAGTCATCGAAATCAGCTTTGCTTGCTAATGGACGATTATCTAGTTTATCGATATCAAATAATTGATGATCGTGTTTTCTCTCATTTTTAAATTCTGATTCAGGAATGTAGATTGGTTGATGAACAGGTTTATATTGTTCTTCGATTAAGCTCTCAAGTGTCGCCACTTGCATTGCCACTTCTCTGTCTCTTGGGTTGATGAAAAGAAGATACTTGTAAGTATCAAGAGATTCTTCTCTGTAACCTAACTCTAAGCAGATATCTGCAAACAATTTTTGCAGACGAATATTATCGCGACTACTTTCCACCAAAGGTCTTAGTGTATTGTAGGCCAGTGAATATTGTTTTAAATCAAAATAGCAAAACGCTAGGCCTAAATAGCCCATCACGTAGGTTGGATGAAAACGAATTCCTTGTGAAAGAATTTCCATCGCCTTGTCAGTCATCCCTAACTTTCTATAAGTTTCCGCCAAAGGCGCAAACACTCTCGAGCGAGGATTTTTTTCATAATCCGCTTGATACTTTAGAAAGAGTGGTGAAAGAAGCTGTATTTTATCTTTGCTCATTTTTTATCTATTATCTACTAAACCAGCTTCTTCTGAGTTGATGATTCTTGGAGTTAAGAAGATGATCAACTCTTTCTTTTCTGTTACTGGATTGTATTGAGTTCTAAATAACCATCCAAGTAACGGGATGTCTTTTAAGAAAGGTACACCTGAATGACTTTCTGTATTTACATAAGTGTAGATACCACCGACAACGACCGTTGTTCCGTTATCGACCAGAACTTGAGTTTTAACAGTTCTTTTTGTTTCTGGTTTTGGTGCATTGTTGGCAACCTGAGTTCCTAATGAATCTTTTTGAACTGATACATCAAGAGAGATTGATCCTTCATTGGTAACTTGCGGAGTAACTTCAAGTTTTAACTTTGCATTCTGAGGTACCCAGTTACTTGTTGTTGTTCCATCTGCTGTCGATTGCTCAAGATAGTATGAGTTTTCATCCTGAACAATTTCAGCTTTTACGTTATTTTTTGTAATAACTTTTGGACTTGAAATAATCTTCGCCTTGTTTTCACTTTCCATAAGGTTTAGCTTGAAATCAAGGTTGATTAAGCGATTGAACCTTCCGATTGTTAAACCAAGTACGTTGTTAGCTTCACTAGGAGCAGTACTAAATGAGAATGACCCTGATTGAACCGCGGCACTTGGAGCTGAAATTGGATCGTATCCAAACTGAAGACCGTTTTCTAAACCGATTTCTTTTGAGTATCTTTCAACAACTTCAACGATTTTAGATTCGATTAGAACCTGTGGTGTTTGAGTATCAAGAAGCTCTACGATTTTTTTGATTTTTTCTACAACGTCTGCCGTATCCTTAACGATTAAAGAGTTTGTACGTGTGTCTTTTGCGATCTTTCCTCTTTTTTCGGTTGAGTATTCAACAACGATTTTTTGAAGATCGTCGATGTTGGCGAAACTGATTGGGAAGATTTTTGTTAAAAGTGGTTCTTGCTCAACTGCTGATGCTTTTGCTTTTTTTGCAATTTCTTGCTCTTTAGAGTAATTTTCGAAAGTATTAACAACTAAAATCATTCCATTCTTTGTTGCGACCAACTTGCTCATGTCTAAAACAGTATCCAAGGCCTGATCCCAAGGAACATCTACTAAATTTAAAGTAATTGGTGCAAGTTTTTTAACATCTTCAGCTAAAACAATGTTAAATCCTGATGTCTCAGCAATGATCTTTAAAATATCTTCTGGTGTGATATTTTTTAAGTTCATTGTAACTTTCTTACCAATGTATTTCTTGCGTCCTGACATTGTGATATTTTCAAGAATATCTTCAACAGAGTCTGATCTAGGAATATTTAACTTAGAAGCTTCTGCTGCTGAAACATCAGAAATTTTCTCTTTATAAGTTTGCCCTTCTTCTGCTTTCTTTTGAGAAAAAACTCCGAAACGATTTTCAATTTGAAGAATTACGCGATTAGGTTTTCTAACCAAAACCGATCTCACATTGTCTCTTAACTGGATAGCGATACGAATATCTTTATCTGACTTTGGCTTCTTATAGGCCTTAACAAATACAACTCCACCAGAAAACTCTGATGTATCAAATGCTCTCATAACTCTATCTGTTGCTGTAACATCAGTTAGGTCGATAATGATTTGCTTATCTTCTTTGACTTGGAATTTACTTGCTTGAACATTATTAGAATCGAAAATTAATTCAAGCTCACTAGTTTCACCCTTTTGGGTAAAATTGATGGCCTTCATATCAACTGCAGCACTAGCAATAGATGAAGTTAATAAACAAAATAAAACACTAAGAAAAAATCCTTTTTTCATGAAACTCATCCTTAAGTTGTCATGTTATATCCTCTATATTTTGAAGACTTATATTGATTATAGCATCATTTTTGAAAATGTTAGAATTTTTTGAGGTTTAATGACGGAGGGAATTAGTCGTTAGAAACTGGAATTACCGTTTCCAGATATTCATCTTGATCGTAAACATTACGGATTTTCTCAACTAAAACGACTCCCCCAGGGAGGATTGCTTTAACTTCGGCGCCGTTTTCTCCGACATGCATACCTTCCTTTAGATAATAAATATTATTATCTTTTTCTCCGCTCTCAGTTGTTACACCGATAACTTTTACAATGGCACGTCTTTCTGCTCCCAGAACAACTCCAGTTACGCGTAAACTTTCGAGAGGTTTATTTTCAAGGGAAGTATTAACGTTGCTATAAATACCGTCTAAATGGTTTTGCGCTTTAGCCTGGCTTAAACTTTTCTTTTTGTTAATTTTTCTTTTAAAGGGATCTCTAAGATCAAGTGGATTTTTAACATATGTCTTACTTTTAAATAGATTATATTCTCGTGCTTCTTCCTGAGCATGAGTCGCTAACGTACAAATAAAAAATATGATTAAAGCTAAATTTATTTTTTTCATTCAGCATTTTCCTTAACAGCTCTTGGTTTTTTAGTTGGAGCTCCCTGGTGCTTTTCATCTTTGAACTGTTGCTCAATTTCATCAATACCACGATCTTCTTTAAAGTTCGCATTGTATCTATAGGCTTCAATAACGACATCACCTTCAATCACTTGAAATTTACTTCTTTGAGGTAGCTCTGATTTTTTAAATGATGACTCTCCAACATTTAAAATTCTTTTATTTTCAGCAATTTTCTCAAACATAATAAGGAATTGTAAAAATGTCGCTTTAGCTTTTATTCTATATCTTCGAGCAATATAGAATCCTCTATCTGACTCCATTTCAGGTGCAATACTCAATTCTTTAATATTCACATCATCAGCCATTCTTCTTAATAAACTGATGTTGTCACTATCTGAGATTTCACTAGGAAGAAGCTGTTGCATTTTTTCAATTTCACGAGCAACTCGTTCAATTTTAACTTTTTCTTCCTCTATGTTTTTATAATAGTTAGTAATT
Coding sequences within it:
- a CDS encoding translocation/assembly module TamB domain-containing protein produces the protein MGITCLTLYGGWRFIHSERFSREASLKVSKILTEKAGAKLSFTGVDFSLFPLSTTFKNVKISKSDPKLLDVGIIAEELEVAFTYSSFIASELEVDEFSLRNGTVNLTTHKKDDTDIVLRDLKTKEIFIKYTEVLTSIPVRLNLLTLEKIQLIVDKTSMDVNRLTFSPQRLRARLKADVANLKVAHDNKNLPPIEINNIQLLASMEKDEWRVEDLKVVQNQNEVSIRGVAFNEGGTLRLNSNGTLKANAESILSTLKMLPEDIRSIQGDVEGKFETTGIIDDPDATVTFSAKNVITEWIELEVVNGVVSKKKNLIVANKLSATRGVESYTLRKPQAFYDLKVEKFTNFNFSLRLQNAYTDTFLLSTKDSLGTLKGSLTGDVEASLFEDRAVFTIKDKVQIKNFRLTTSNGKKDILKNPGFSLENSAITINQDFSVNVDIKASMPNSKILAKGKISDKGIDIATTDSKIDMKSLGPISGIAIEGAGPATVKVTGPLNNVVFNFNVDWNNFSVVDLNFGKVKADFSLHLEELVLDIRSLEGIYNKSNYTASGTLGFDGPREGLDVKIDFKNSSFSDARKMLHLVFKNIKLPADPEFNFSSSYTIKGGYDLATLKVEGQVNGTELKIAGEEAEKIALKLSLANNLLSLKQIKINKSRGELNANVNINLANNFIELSGGTQGLRLRDFNFYRNLSLEYDGDLFLDFDGNGTTDDFSSRFKTRVTNAFIGNMPASSSNAIFYINSNDIVTNGSLLGGKIKVDSLMSFKTGIAAIKSSIDTNDLREFLGIFSSHNMTDKGITGKIKAQLNMQVSTGSLGVRKFFLNIDQFNLARGDIKFAVDPRFNKIEVDDGVVKKWDLRLRDGNEFLLSRGRNISNGVIALEHKFALKASLLEIVTDQVERATGIIKGTDLVVLDKKISVKDFNLYGDNHSLKIKGLPGFVTNFNYAVVKKGEAFEVTRMNGNYGEGEFKVAGKILFDDLYPDINLNYQIDRSLVPLFKRSNVLISSTGTLTGTDLPYKLNGKVIFQHGEILDDPADLMKEDKVSIDEYKKYLPEKDFLGNKGIITLNLSFEIANPIVIKNNMAEVYVRGNGLVTGDVQSPELNTRLETLPNISKFKFKGHDFALNQGYVEIRDRGKNRVSDLKFVGVAKINDYDMKLDLSGSISKVNIDLSSEPALSKEDLLSLLTLGVTSDMSKNLEASERRFVTTVGIGTLLVDQLKINEDLNATLGVKLSVQPEFKEDETTLISGKSAISEGGTSRLKSATKIKINKQINNRVDVSLSSTIGGSLEQKQEMNINLKINKNFSLEGVYEVKPTEEENTSTTPNSLGADLKWRKSF
- a CDS encoding CDC27 family protein, which translates into the protein MEIEQLHRLIDEKKWTLVLRVLDLKISERSSTEDNESIIWIFENLDVEYRHDHAQRFYSVMWKIAFESGKIKLAKQYVEALLNNLIELKRVPALKKLMTELAEAKFITTHKKFPMLQAILGKKGQFSLEDSSGFEHHPEMWKNSKNILRNFLLEETEWTLEHWKLSYEYILKFYYDKELFLLLAEKSRKLKKDKHSENILAFLREKKVNLKAFEVKAPDKTSANDNDSLNVDYDQLAMDVISGVKEPSITEQKRILVSIQNLDDAELLDKGKDMIVAFGLLGMDKVVVRLCERVIPLVKEVKLRAGIQFMLAQALFNNNEFYKVTDLIDDTFETEPLLPDEVLAFNYLKAESLLKLKKHKQARELFVSIKKHNPHYRLVGDRLRELEDIK
- the efp gene encoding elongation factor P, producing MYDTTDIKRGLKIEVDGKPYVVLKSDFTNPGKGSAFVTARIKNLETGQVIERTWKSGVSTNVTAPDLEEKEVEYTYSDTEGFNFLDQSNFETIHLSNDQIGDDRYYLMEGSKLVVLYYKGRPISIEHPHFINIKVAETDPGLKGDTASGATKKATMETGLQVKVPLFIKEGELLKIDTRTGDYVERATVDKK
- a CDS encoding type II 3-dehydroquinate dehydratase, with protein sequence MNKTDFLIINGPNLNMLGTREPEVYGSLTLAEIQTFTEKSLEKDNVNLEWYQSNIEGEIVTKIQEATKKNYKALIINPGAYAHTSVAIYDALAMVKCPVIEVHISNTHRREDFRQIKLTAKASTIIMEGLGKIAYLTAVKTQLF
- a CDS encoding tetratricopeptide repeat protein, which codes for MSKDKIQLLSPLFLKYQADYEKNPRSRVFAPLAETYRKLGMTDKAMEILSQGIRFHPTYVMGYLGLAFCYFDLKQYSLAYNTLRPLVESSRDNIRLQKLFADICLELGYREESLDTYKYLLFINPRDREVAMQVATLESLIEEQYKPVHQPIYIPESEFKNERKHDHQLFDIDKLDNRPLASKADFDDWMAVDLSRDQKEKKSEDPYEFWNLKKGDAPVDLSSEEEKVETKPSEEISYQISEPKESGPYVELNFEDDSSDDSEEDDEQVQLQQTSESHRPQVAPTTVPLVTHTLVDLYCGQGHIEKALEVLEKILILNPTDERTINKILEIKALMGPYEEEKPKAPKAAPVIAKEITIPHARPHLEPLKEISEEDGRKNLMSILDQQLGAANEPLMKEIAKGIKEDKKASAAAKKSAAPAVTAAPSLELQKTRQIEDKLTEFLKKIQKRALDYQARL
- a CDS encoding type IV pilus secretin PilQ, whose protein sequence is MKKGFFLSVLFCLLTSSIASAAVDMKAINFTQKGETSELELIFDSNNVQASKFQVKEDKQIIIDLTDVTATDRVMRAFDTSEFSGGVVFVKAYKKPKSDKDIRIAIQLRDNVRSVLVRKPNRVILQIENRFGVFSQKKAEEGQTYKEKISDVSAAEASKLNIPRSDSVEDILENITMSGRKKYIGKKVTMNLKNITPEDILKIIAETSGFNIVLAEDVKKLAPITLNLVDVPWDQALDTVLDMSKLVATKNGMILVVNTFENYSKEQEIAKKAKASAVEQEPLLTKIFPISFANIDDLQKIVVEYSTEKRGKIAKDTRTNSLIVKDTADVVEKIKKIVELLDTQTPQVLIESKIVEVVERYSKEIGLENGLQFGYDPISAPSAAVQSGSFSFSTAPSEANNVLGLTIGRFNRLINLDFKLNLMESENKAKIISSPKVITKNNVKAEIVQDENSYYLEQSTADGTTTSNWVPQNAKLKLEVTPQVTNEGSISLDVSVQKDSLGTQVANNAPKPETKRTVKTQVLVDNGTTVVVGGIYTYVNTESHSGVPFLKDIPLLGWLFRTQYNPVTEKKELIIFLTPRIINSEEAGLVDNR
- a CDS encoding pilus assembly protein PilP; amino-acid sequence: MKKINLALIIFFICTLATHAQEEAREYNLFKSKTYVKNPLDLRDPFKRKINKKKSLSQAKAQNHLDGIYSNVNTSLENKPLESLRVTGVVLGAERRAIVKVIGVTTESGEKDNNIYYLKEGMHVGENGAEVKAILPGGVVLVEKIRNVYDQDEYLETVIPVSND
- the pilO gene encoding type 4a pilus biogenesis protein PilO; translated protein: MEKILKNLHWFIIAYAAFELYTLYSEANERLVNIESQQEVRRAELSKNKKIQREITNYYKNIEEEKVKIERVAREIEKMQQLLPSEISDSDNISLLRRMADDVNIKELSIAPEMESDRGFYIARRYRIKAKATFLQFLIMFEKIAENKRILNVGESSFKKSELPQRSKFQVIEGDVVIEAYRYNANFKEDRGIDEIEQQFKDEKHQGAPTKKPRAVKENAE